A stretch of DNA from Streptomyces sp. NBC_01197:
CTGGGGCCAGGAAGCGCTCCAGATGTACGCGTTCCAGGCCGCCATCGCGATCACCAACGCCCGGCTGCGCGCCAACATGCAGCGCGCCCTGGTCCGCCTGGAGCGCGAGCAGCAGGCCCTGCGCGCCAGCGAGGAGTCCTTCCGGCAGGCCTTCGAGTACGCGCCGAGCGGGATGGCCATCGCCGAGATGGGCGGCGACCAGCACGGCCGGCTGCTCCGTACCAATGACGCGCTCTGCCGGCTGCTCGGGCGGCCCGCTTCCGCGATGCGGCGCTACTCCTTCGCCGACCTGGTGCACCCCGAGGACGTCGGCACCCTGCTCAGGACCTCCGCCGAGGGCGGCCGCGCCGAGCTGCGGCTGCGGCGCCGTGACACCTCGTACGTCTGGGTCTCACTCCGTAACTCCGTCGTGGCCGACACCACCGACGGCCCCCGTTTCCTGCTCACCCACGTCGAGGACGTCGAGGAGCGCAAGCGCCACGAGATCGCGCTCGCGCACCGTGCCTCGCACGACTCGCTGACCGGGCTGCCCAACAGCGCGGAGCTGCGCGCCCGTCTCAGCTCCCGGCTCTGCGACTGGCCCGACGCGGTGGGCGAGACGGCCATCGAGGCGCTCGACGCGGCGTACGAGCAGGGCCCGGCAGGGACGGGCCGGCGCCACGCGACCAACCCGCTCGCCTTCGGGGGCGGACCGGGGGGCGGCCTCTACGAGCACGTCCACACGGCCGCCCCGTCGGGCGAGACGGGCGACGGAGCCGGGCCGGGCGCGGAGGCCGACGACGGCACGAAGGGTCTCGCGGTGCTCTTCTGCGACCTCGACGGCTTCAAGTCGATCAACGACCGCTTCGGCCACCACACCGGGGACGCGGTCCTCATCGAGGTGGCGCGCAGGCTCACGTCGGGCGTGCGCGACGGCGACACGGTCGCCCGGCTCGGCGGCGACGAGTTCGTCGTCCTGGCGGACGGCCTCGGCTCGGCGGACGCCGCCGACCTGGCCGTACGGCTGCGCAACGCGATCATTCCGCCGATCCGGGTGGACGGCAGGGCGGTCCGCGTCGGGGCCAGTTTCGGGATCGGCTGGGCAAGCTGCGGCATGACCGTCGAAGAGGTGCTGCGCTCGGCCGATCAGCGGATGTACGTGGAGAAACGCTCCAGGTCGAAGCTGCACAGGCGGGCGGGGTAGGCGGTACCGCCGGGGCCCCCGGGACGGGCCGGTGCTATGCGCACTGGCCGGACTGTTCATCCGTACGGGGTAGGCTCGCCCGGGTCAGCGATGTGTGAGGAGTGCAAGGGATGACGGCCGGCAATAACGGCACGAGCACGCCCGAGGACGACGATCCGTTCGGCTATCTGTATGAGGACGGCCGGGCAGCAGGAGCCGTTCCCCCGCCCGGCGGCGGCGGATACGGCTACCCGGGTCCGACGTCCGGCGGGCAGCCCGGGGTGCCCCGGACGTCGTACAACCATGTGCGGACGGTCGGCGAGCGCCAGTACGGGCAGCAGGCACCTCAGCAGCAGTACGGTCAGCCGCCCCAGCAGTACGGCCAGCAGCAGGCGTACGGCCAGCCGACCGCGCAGTACGCGGCACCGGAGACGTACCCCGGCGGCCCTCCCGTCCAGCAGCCCCCGCGGCCGGGCAACGGCGGCGGTGGCCCGAACCACAAGGGCCTGCTGATCGGAGCGGTCGCGGTGGTCGCGGTCGTCGTCATCGGCATCGGTGTGGCGCTGGCGACCAGTGGCAACGACTCGAAGAACCAGAACGCCACTTCGGACAACGCGGGCGGCGGCCGGACCGCGGCTGAGACGGTCAAGCCCAGCCAGGCCCCGTCATCGACGCCCGCCAAGGCCCCCCTTCCGAAGCAGGACGCGGCGACGCTCCAGCTCGGCGGAGCGGCGACGACGGCCACGGACGTGCCGGGCGCCAAGGGCGCGGGCGGTTCGTACGTCGTGCTCAACCAGCCCGGCGACTCGGCGACCTGGACGGTCGACGCGCCCCACGCGGGTACGTACAAGCTGTCCATCAACTACGGCGTGCCGGGCAAGGACGCCAAGACCTCGCTCACGGTGAACGACGCCCCGAAGCCCGCGTCGATCAGCATGAAGAACTACGCCAACGCCCCGGACGGTGACGCCTCGAAGGGGTGGACCAACACCTGGAACCTGGTGAACCTCAAGAAGGGCTCCAACACGATCAAGATCTCCTGCGAGACCGGTGATCAGTGCGGGGTCAATCTGGACCAGGTCTTCCTGAAGAACCAGGGTGACAAGTCCTCCTGAGATCCTGACGGACCCGCCACCAGCAGCGGCACCCACCCGCCCCGCCGCTACGACGGTGTGTGCTCATTGACGAGGACCTGCGGAAGCAGGTCCTCGTACGCTTCCCGGTCGAATTCGCCCGCCGCGGGCGCCAGCACCGTGGCCGCCGAGAGCGCCACCGCCCTCGCCAGCCGTTCCGGCCACGGAAGTTCTTCCACCAGGCCCGAGAGCAGTCCGGCCACCGCCGAGTCGCCCGCGCCCGTCGGGTTGCCCTGGAAGCGGACCGGGGGCAGGGCCTGCCAGCTGCCATCCGGGGTCGCGGCCAGCATTCCTTCCGCGCCCAGTGACGCGACCACCGTGTGCGCGCCGCGGCGGCGGGCGTCGCGGGTGGCGCGCAGCGGTTCGCGGGAGCCGGTCAGCTGGGCCAGTTCGTCGGCGTTCGGCTTGACCAGGTCGGGGCGGGCGGCGATGCCACGGCGCAGCGGTTCGCCGCTGGTGTCCAGGAGGACCGGGACGCCCGCGCCACGGGCCTGCTTCACCAGCTGGGCGTACGCGCCGACCGGGACGCCCGGCGGCAGGCTGCCGCAGAGGGCCACCGCTTCGGCGTCGGCCAGCAGCTTCCCGTACGCGGTGAGGAAGGCGTCCCACTCGTCGGCCGAGACGGTCGGGCCCGGCTCGTTCAGCTGGGTCGTGTCGCCCGACGCGGCGTCGACCACGGCGATCGTGCGCCGGGTGGTCCCGGCGACCGGGACGAGCGCGTCGGTGGGCGGCAGCCCGGCGAGCAGTTCGCGGAGCACCTCGCCGGTCGACCCGCCGGCGAAGCCGGTGACGACGGTCTCATGGCCGAGTGCCGCGAGCACCCGGGCCACGTTCAGGCCCTTGCCGCCCGCGCGCTCGTTGACCGATTCGACTCGGTGACTGGCGTGCGGGATCAGCTCGGGGACGTGGTAGGTGATGTCCAGGGCGGTGTTCAGGGTGACGGTCAGCAGCACTTGATTGATCATGCCAAACAGAGAGCGGCACGCCCAGCCCTGGACCTGCCGCTTCTCGTCAGTTCTGCGTGATTCTGCTCAGTTCAGCTTCGGCTCGATCACCCAGGCGCCCTTGCGCATCACACCGGCCAGCTCGAAGTCCGCGTCCAGGACGACCAGATCCGCGTCCTTGCCGGGCTCCAGCGAGCCGATCCGGTCGTACAGGCCGAGCAGCCGCGCCGGGTTGGCCGAGATGGACCGTACGACGTCGTCCACCGGCAGTTCGTCGACGGTCACCGCGCGCCGGAAGGCCGTGTCCAGGGTGAGGGTGGAGCCCGCGATCGAGCCGCCTTCGGCCAGCCGGGCGACGCCTTCCTTGACCTCGACCTCCAGCGGGCCGAGCCGGTAGACGCCGTCGCCGTATCCGGCGGCGTCCATCGCGTCGGTGATGAAGGCGACGCGCGCGGAGCCCGCCGAGCGGTACGCCAGCTCCAGCGAGGCCGGGTGCAGATGCGTGCCGTCGTTGATCAGCTCGACGGTGACTCGCTCGTCCTCCAGGAGGGCGGCGATGGGGCCGGGGTCGCGGTGGCCGAACGGCGGCATCGCGTTGAAGAGGTGGGTGGCGACGCTCGCGCCCGCCTCGATGGCCTCGACGGTCTGCTCGTAGGTGGCGTCGGTGTGGCCGACGGCCGCGATGACGCCGTTCTCGGCGAGGAGGCGTACGGAGTCGATGCCGCCCTTCATCTCGGTGGCCAGGGTGAACATCTTCGCCGTACCGCGCGCCGCGTCCATCAGCTTGCGGACGTCCGACGGGTCGGGGTCGCGCAGCAGCGACTCGCTGTGCGCGCCCTTGCGGCACGGGGAGATGAACGGGCCCTCGAAGTGAAGGCCGGCCAGGTCGCCCTGCTCGACCAGTTCGGAGAGGACCGCGGCCCGCCTGGCGAGGAAGTCCATCTCGCCGGTGACGGTGGACGCGACCATCGTCGTCGTGCCGTGCCGCCGGTGGGTGCCGATGCCCTTGAGCACCTCCTCGGGGGTGCCGGAGGTGAAGGACGCCCCGCCGCCGCCGTGCACATGCATGTCGACGAACCCGGGGACCACCCAGTGTCCGGCGAGGTCGAGGACCGCCGCGCCCTCGGGAGCGCTCCCGGCGATGCGCGAGCCCTCCACGATGACCCGGCCGCCCTCGACGGTCCCGGTGGGCAGCACCACGTGGGCTCCGGCGAGGACTGTGCTTGCTTCGCTTCCGGCCATCAGGCGGATACCTCCGTGGAGAGTAGATCCCAGGCGAGCAGCCCTGCGCCCAGGCATCCAGCGGTGTCCCCGAGGGCCGCTGGGACGATGTGGGGCAGCTTCTGGAACGTCACGCGTTCCGCCACCGCTGCCTTGAGTGGTACGAACAAGGTTTCCCCGGCCTCGGCGAGGCCGCCACCGATGATCAGCGTGCGCGGGTCGAGCAGGGTGAGCGCGGTGACCAGGCCGTCGGCGAGCGCGTCCACCGCGTTCTGCCAGACGGCGACGGCCCTCGGGTCGCCGGACTCGACGGCCTTGGCGCAGTCGGCCGCGTCGGCCTCCGGGTCGCCGGACGCCTCGGCCCAGGCCAGCGAAACGGCGGAGGCGGATGCGTACCGCTCCAGGCAGCCGCGCTGTCCGCAGCCGCAGTCGACGCCGCCGGGCCGTACGACGATGTGGCCGATCTCCCCGGCGTAACCGTGGGCGCCCGCCTCTATGGACCCCTCGATGCCGATGGCGCCCGCGATACCGGTGCCGAGCGGCATGAAGAGGAAGCGGTCGGCGCCCTTGCCCGCCCCGATCCGGCCCTCGGCGAGCCCGCCGGTGCGGACGTCGTGGCCCAGCGCCACCGGGACGCCGTGCAGCCGGGCGCTGAGCAGTTTCCGCATCGGGACGTCGCGCCAGCCGAGGTTGGAGGCGTAGACGGCGACGCCGTTCTCGGCGTCGACGATGCCGGGGACGGCTACGCCCGCGGCTGACGCGGTCCGGCCGAAGTGCTCCTCGCCGTACGCGCGCAGCTCGGCGGCGAAGTCGATGATCGACGCGACGACGGCCTCGGGGCCGCGCTCCCGGCCGGTGGCCCTGCGCTCCTCGTGGAGCAGCGCGCCGTCCGCTCCGACCAGGGCGGCTTTCATGCCGGTGCCGCCCACGTCGAGGGCGATGACGTGGTTTTCGGCCGGGAGACCGGGGGTGGTTCCCCGGGAGAATGCAGTCACCCGGACAGTGTGGCTCGGATAACCGAGAAAGGTCTAGTCCACTCTGTTGGGTTGTTGCGCATCCATACAAAGTCAGGGCAAAGATCCGGGCAAGAACCGGCGCGACGCCGCCCTGTGGCGCCTGATGCCCCCGTGACGCGTGTTGCCGAAGCGAGACCGCATTGCTGTGGACCAGTAGGTGGCCGTCATGGAAAATCGCAGCCACGTGCGACGGTACGGCACGGGGGACCGGCTGAAACATAGTGCAACAAGAGGGTGGGAAAAGGCTGTGCAGCGGCGCTTCTTGGGGCTTACTGCGGCGATAGCCGCGCTCGGTATGACGGCGGTGCTCTCCGGTTGCGGATCGGACACCGGATCGGGGGACGTCACCCTCAAGGTCGTCGCCGCCAACTACGACCCGAACGACGGTCCCAGCAACCAGCAGTACTGGGACAAGCTCGCCGCCGCCTTCGAGGCGAAGAACCCGCACATCAAGGTCGACGTCTCCGTCTACTCGTGGAAGGTCATCGACGCGAAGGTCGCCGAGATGGTCAAGTCGGGCCA
This window harbors:
- the cdgB gene encoding diguanylate cyclase CdgB translates to MESESEPYVRLATLRQLHQAVANLNQARSLADTLQTVADGIVAGLGYELACVNLVRPDGDLMVAALAGDDSAAVLMTGRVGSRTAWERRLSMGVGWGDLRFIPHTEGWVLDDDDVPQVHNDGPEPRFEDEWHPSDRLFAPMYATDASGGELIGVISVDRPRNGRHPGAWGQEALQMYAFQAAIAITNARLRANMQRALVRLEREQQALRASEESFRQAFEYAPSGMAIAEMGGDQHGRLLRTNDALCRLLGRPASAMRRYSFADLVHPEDVGTLLRTSAEGGRAELRLRRRDTSYVWVSLRNSVVADTTDGPRFLLTHVEDVEERKRHEIALAHRASHDSLTGLPNSAELRARLSSRLCDWPDAVGETAIEALDAAYEQGPAGTGRRHATNPLAFGGGPGGGLYEHVHTAAPSGETGDGAGPGAEADDGTKGLAVLFCDLDGFKSINDRFGHHTGDAVLIEVARRLTSGVRDGDTVARLGGDEFVVLADGLGSADAADLAVRLRNAIIPPIRVDGRAVRVGASFGIGWASCGMTVEEVLRSADQRMYVEKRSRSKLHRRAG
- a CDS encoding 1-phosphofructokinase family hexose kinase is translated as MLLTVTLNTALDITYHVPELIPHASHRVESVNERAGGKGLNVARVLAALGHETVVTGFAGGSTGEVLRELLAGLPPTDALVPVAGTTRRTIAVVDAASGDTTQLNEPGPTVSADEWDAFLTAYGKLLADAEAVALCGSLPPGVPVGAYAQLVKQARGAGVPVLLDTSGEPLRRGIAARPDLVKPNADELAQLTGSREPLRATRDARRRGAHTVVASLGAEGMLAATPDGSWQALPPVRFQGNPTGAGDSAVAGLLSGLVEELPWPERLARAVALSAATVLAPAAGEFDREAYEDLLPQVLVNEHTPS
- the nagA gene encoding N-acetylglucosamine-6-phosphate deacetylase, whose protein sequence is MAGSEASTVLAGAHVVLPTGTVEGGRVIVEGSRIAGSAPEGAAVLDLAGHWVVPGFVDMHVHGGGGASFTSGTPEEVLKGIGTHRRHGTTTMVASTVTGEMDFLARRAAVLSELVEQGDLAGLHFEGPFISPCRKGAHSESLLRDPDPSDVRKLMDAARGTAKMFTLATEMKGGIDSVRLLAENGVIAAVGHTDATYEQTVEAIEAGASVATHLFNAMPPFGHRDPGPIAALLEDERVTVELINDGTHLHPASLELAYRSAGSARVAFITDAMDAAGYGDGVYRLGPLEVEVKEGVARLAEGGSIAGSTLTLDTAFRRAVTVDELPVDDVVRSISANPARLLGLYDRIGSLEPGKDADLVVLDADFELAGVMRKGAWVIEPKLN
- a CDS encoding ROK family protein, whose protein sequence is MKAALVGADGALLHEERRATGRERGPEAVVASIIDFAAELRAYGEEHFGRTASAAGVAVPGIVDAENGVAVYASNLGWRDVPMRKLLSARLHGVPVALGHDVRTGGLAEGRIGAGKGADRFLFMPLGTGIAGAIGIEGSIEAGAHGYAGEIGHIVVRPGGVDCGCGQRGCLERYASASAVSLAWAEASGDPEADAADCAKAVESGDPRAVAVWQNAVDALADGLVTALTLLDPRTLIIGGGLAEAGETLFVPLKAAVAERVTFQKLPHIVPAALGDTAGCLGAGLLAWDLLSTEVSA
- a CDS encoding carbohydrate-binding protein; translation: MTAGNNGTSTPEDDDPFGYLYEDGRAAGAVPPPGGGGYGYPGPTSGGQPGVPRTSYNHVRTVGERQYGQQAPQQQYGQPPQQYGQQQAYGQPTAQYAAPETYPGGPPVQQPPRPGNGGGGPNHKGLLIGAVAVVAVVVIGIGVALATSGNDSKNQNATSDNAGGGRTAAETVKPSQAPSSTPAKAPLPKQDAATLQLGGAATTATDVPGAKGAGGSYVVLNQPGDSATWTVDAPHAGTYKLSINYGVPGKDAKTSLTVNDAPKPASISMKNYANAPDGDASKGWTNTWNLVNLKKGSNTIKISCETGDQCGVNLDQVFLKNQGDKSS